From the genome of Haloterrigena sp. KLK7, one region includes:
- a CDS encoding CARDB domain-containing protein, which translates to MEFRGDERAVTVQIGAVLLLAIVFAALALYQLNAVPAENERVEFAHNQAVHDELQELRNAIRNVGTDGGTESTAVTLGTQYPSRAVAANPPAPPGRLETTGTATISIDARFSGDASEYDGDPANLTGDHETTTLAYTPDYGEYGSAPTTRIEHGFAFNDFGDAQVSLTAQPLLSDGTIRLVALEGELSRSGSGAVTIDPTALSGPSDAVPIEPENGSDSVTVTIPTAAPTAWNDTIGATFDDGESGARVTGYNATDAARGSLTIELAEAEYDLQVARVGIGDGGARTAAYDVEKTRTESETTGGGSGAYDVEWDLNRIDAENDRVSCTADRCTFDAAGAGDTATMVVETDPSIDDATVEYAVSDRDTGRVDPGSGSTRDGVHRTNLEARSEGEVTAFASSGGNGDRVPIDITFAGASGPFFAVATEWTNSPVSEGETLSVTATVENTGSDAGTRDIALDIGGQRRDATAVSLGAGESTRVTLEWATTDGDAGEYAAVVASADSDATVGVTVESVAGPTVDSFTSEQRPGNNVGIRYGWSVSSGAAELDAVTVALSRDGTTVDERTTAVGGGTASAKNEEFSDLGNGREYTLELTVSDVEGNSQIATRRQVAG; encoded by the coding sequence ATGGAATTTCGGGGAGACGAGCGCGCGGTCACCGTCCAGATCGGGGCCGTGTTGCTACTCGCGATCGTCTTCGCCGCGCTGGCGCTCTACCAGCTCAACGCGGTCCCCGCGGAGAACGAACGAGTGGAGTTCGCCCACAACCAGGCGGTCCACGACGAGCTTCAGGAACTCCGGAACGCGATCCGGAACGTCGGAACCGACGGCGGGACGGAGTCGACGGCCGTCACGCTCGGCACTCAGTACCCGTCCCGCGCGGTCGCGGCGAACCCGCCGGCGCCACCGGGGCGCCTCGAGACGACGGGGACGGCGACTATCAGTATCGACGCCCGGTTCTCCGGGGACGCATCGGAATACGACGGTGATCCCGCGAACCTGACCGGCGATCACGAGACGACGACCCTCGCCTACACGCCCGACTACGGGGAGTACGGGTCGGCGCCGACGACGCGGATCGAACACGGCTTCGCGTTCAACGATTTCGGCGACGCGCAGGTCTCGCTGACCGCCCAGCCGCTGCTCTCCGACGGGACGATCAGGCTCGTCGCGCTCGAGGGCGAGCTCTCGCGGTCGGGCAGCGGCGCGGTGACGATCGATCCGACCGCGCTCAGCGGTCCCTCGGACGCGGTGCCGATCGAACCCGAGAACGGGAGTGACAGTGTCACCGTCACGATCCCGACCGCGGCACCGACGGCGTGGAACGACACGATCGGAGCGACGTTCGACGACGGCGAGTCTGGCGCGCGGGTGACCGGATACAACGCGACCGACGCGGCGCGCGGCTCGCTCACGATCGAACTGGCCGAAGCGGAGTACGACCTGCAGGTCGCTCGCGTCGGGATCGGTGACGGCGGCGCGCGTACCGCGGCGTACGACGTCGAGAAGACCCGGACCGAGAGCGAGACGACGGGCGGCGGAAGCGGCGCGTACGACGTCGAGTGGGACCTGAATCGAATCGACGCCGAAAACGACCGCGTGTCGTGTACGGCGGACCGCTGTACGTTCGACGCGGCGGGGGCGGGTGACACGGCCACGATGGTCGTCGAGACCGACCCGTCGATCGACGACGCGACCGTCGAGTACGCGGTCAGCGACCGCGACACCGGCCGGGTCGATCCCGGCAGCGGTTCGACCCGGGACGGCGTCCACCGAACGAACCTCGAGGCGCGGTCCGAAGGGGAGGTGACCGCGTTCGCCTCGAGCGGCGGCAACGGTGACCGCGTCCCGATCGATATCACGTTCGCGGGAGCCTCGGGGCCGTTCTTTGCCGTCGCGACCGAGTGGACGAACTCGCCGGTATCCGAAGGCGAGACGCTCTCGGTGACGGCCACGGTCGAGAACACCGGCAGCGACGCGGGAACGCGGGATATCGCGCTCGATATCGGCGGCCAGCGGCGGGACGCGACCGCCGTCTCGCTCGGGGCGGGCGAGTCCACGCGGGTGACCCTCGAGTGGGCGACGACCGACGGCGACGCCGGGGAGTACGCAGCGGTCGTCGCGAGCGCCGATAGCGACGCCACCGTGGGGGTGACGGTCGAGAGCGTCGCCGGACCGACCGTCGACTCGTTCACGTCCGAGCAGCGGCCCGGCAACAACGTCGGTATCAGATACGGGTGGAGCGTCTCTTCGGGCGCTGCGGAACTGGACGCGGTCACCGTGGCACTCTCCCGAGACGGGACGACCGTCGACGAGCGCACGACCGCCGTCGGCGGCGGGACCGCGAGTGCCAAAAACGAGGAGTTCTCCGACCTCGGAAACGGCCGGGAATACACGCTCGAACTGACCGTCTCCGACGTCGAGGGGAACAGCCAAATCGCGACACGGAGACAGGTCGCCGGCTGA
- a CDS encoding zinc ribbon domain-containing protein: MNDPGTLELVGRLAVAAFVMIAPTLLFLGLLRGLEKLRDDAVIDRWMREQGHEMEDDVLTVLASGIGLESEPDSSNRCPACGNPNASTARYCRECLARLPS, encoded by the coding sequence ATGAACGATCCCGGCACGCTCGAGCTCGTCGGCCGGTTGGCCGTCGCCGCCTTCGTCATGATCGCCCCCACGCTACTCTTTCTCGGACTGCTGCGGGGCCTCGAGAAGCTCCGCGACGACGCCGTCATCGATCGGTGGATGCGGGAACAGGGCCACGAGATGGAGGACGACGTACTGACCGTGCTCGCGAGCGGAATCGGCCTCGAGTCGGAACCGGACTCGAGCAATCGGTGTCCGGCGTGTGGGAACCCGAACGCGTCGACGGCGCGGTACTGTCGCGAGTGTCTCGCCAGACTCCCCTCGTGA
- a CDS encoding glutaredoxin domain-containing protein — MEFPPNQGLDQEEVDEQVEDAIENNEVVLFMKGTELMPQCGYSRKALGLIDHHRDEFETVDVLDSLDEFRTALERESGWETIPQTFVDGEFVGGSDVLEELEERDELAETLNAE; from the coding sequence ATGGAATTCCCACCGAACCAGGGTCTCGATCAGGAGGAGGTCGACGAGCAAGTCGAAGACGCCATCGAAAACAACGAAGTCGTCCTCTTCATGAAGGGAACCGAACTGATGCCCCAGTGTGGCTACTCCCGGAAGGCCCTCGGGCTCATCGACCACCACCGCGACGAGTTCGAGACCGTCGACGTCCTCGACTCGCTCGACGAGTTCCGCACCGCCCTCGAGCGCGAGAGCGGCTGGGAGACGATCCCGCAGACGTTCGTCGACGGCGAGTTCGTCGGCGGCTCGGACGTCCTCGAGGAACTCGAGGAGCGCGACGAGCTGGCCGAGACGCTCAACGCCGAATAA
- a CDS encoding PQQ-dependent sugar dehydrogenase, with protein sequence MDAPTRRRLLAATGSSIAVLAGCFTESGSDAPELATPADAPDEDWSVPDWRPADAVPSEDDVEATTVVSDLAIPWDLTFADGDAFVTERDGGVRRFDAGALADDSGLGPADGETILESGSLPDRASPGEGGTLGVAVHSDFPDTPDLFVYYTADDGVVSNRVVRYDIESGDLETVLEGIPGASIHNGGRIAFGPDDALWVLTGDAREPALTQDPGSRAGAVLRVTPEGEPHPENPDWGDDGDRRTYALGHRNPQGLDFTPRGTPILAEHGPGARDELSVLRPGGNYGWDIVRGGPDDSEYENYDDYEAATPPVVNTGPGTTWAPSGLAFYDDDAIGPWANAVLVCGLASSALYVVGLTPPDESDGSADDGGAADTREGDSGVRYDADWLDDRFTATVHRLFAGEWGRLRHVEPGPDGSLYLLTSNRDGRADGPFPRANDDRIVRLDPR encoded by the coding sequence ATGGACGCTCCGACGCGTCGACGCCTGCTGGCAGCGACCGGATCCTCGATCGCCGTACTCGCGGGCTGTTTCACGGAATCGGGCTCCGACGCGCCCGAACTCGCGACGCCAGCGGACGCCCCCGACGAGGACTGGTCGGTACCCGACTGGCGGCCGGCCGACGCCGTCCCGAGCGAGGACGACGTCGAGGCGACGACGGTCGTCTCCGACCTCGCGATCCCGTGGGACCTCACGTTCGCCGACGGCGACGCCTTCGTCACCGAACGCGACGGCGGCGTCCGCCGGTTCGATGCGGGCGCGCTGGCCGACGACTCGGGCCTGGGGCCCGCCGACGGCGAGACGATTCTCGAGAGCGGATCCCTCCCCGATCGCGCGTCGCCCGGCGAGGGCGGGACCCTCGGCGTCGCGGTCCATTCCGACTTCCCCGACACTCCCGACCTGTTCGTCTACTACACGGCCGACGACGGGGTCGTTTCGAACAGGGTCGTCCGCTACGACATCGAGAGCGGCGACCTCGAGACGGTCCTCGAGGGAATACCGGGGGCGTCGATTCACAACGGCGGGCGGATCGCGTTCGGCCCCGACGACGCCCTCTGGGTGCTAACAGGTGACGCACGGGAACCGGCGCTGACGCAGGACCCCGGCTCCCGCGCGGGCGCCGTCCTGCGGGTGACGCCCGAGGGGGAGCCACACCCCGAGAACCCGGACTGGGGCGACGACGGCGACCGGCGGACGTACGCGCTCGGCCACCGCAATCCGCAGGGACTGGACTTCACGCCGCGGGGAACGCCGATACTCGCCGAACACGGACCGGGCGCGCGGGACGAGCTCTCGGTCCTCCGGCCGGGCGGCAACTACGGCTGGGATATCGTCCGCGGCGGACCCGACGACTCCGAGTACGAGAATTACGACGACTACGAGGCGGCGACGCCGCCGGTCGTCAACACCGGCCCCGGGACGACGTGGGCGCCGTCCGGACTGGCGTTCTACGACGACGACGCGATCGGACCGTGGGCGAACGCCGTCCTCGTCTGCGGGCTCGCCTCGAGCGCGCTGTACGTCGTCGGGCTCACTCCTCCGGACGAGTCGGACGGGAGTGCGGACGACGGCGGAGCGGCCGACACGCGCGAGGGCGACTCCGGCGTCCGGTACGACGCCGACTGGCTCGACGACCGGTTCACGGCGACGGTCCACCGACTGTTCGCGGGCGAGTGGGGCCGCCTTCGACACGTCGAGCCCGGACCCGACGGCTCGCTGTACCTGCTCACCTCGAACCGCGACGGTCGCGCTGACGGGCCGTTTCCGCGGGCGAACGACGATCGGATCGTCAGGCTGGACCCGCGATAG
- a CDS encoding response regulator, which yields MSDASGRSRGAIDVLLVEDNPGDVRLVEEAFHDATADSELHAVSDGEEALDFLYQRGDHASAPRPDLIILDWNLPRTSGEQVLTELKDDPERKHIPVTVLTGSQDDTDVLDSYRKHANACLRKAVEPEAFMDAIQAYAEFWFSTARLPNGDE from the coding sequence ATGAGCGATGCATCAGGTCGCTCGAGGGGAGCGATAGACGTCTTGTTGGTCGAGGATAACCCGGGCGACGTCCGCCTCGTCGAAGAGGCGTTCCACGATGCCACCGCCGACAGCGAGCTCCACGCCGTTTCCGACGGCGAAGAGGCGCTCGACTTCCTCTATCAGCGCGGCGACCACGCGAGCGCGCCGAGGCCGGACCTGATAATTCTCGACTGGAACCTCCCGCGAACGAGCGGCGAACAGGTGCTGACGGAGCTGAAGGACGATCCCGAGCGCAAGCACATTCCCGTCACCGTCCTCACCGGGTCGCAGGACGACACCGACGTTCTGGACTCGTATCGAAAGCACGCGAACGCCTGTCTCCGGAAAGCGGTCGAGCCGGAGGCGTTCATGGACGCCATTCAGGCCTACGCGGAGTTCTGGTTCTCGACGGCGCGACTGCCGAACGGCGACGAGTGA
- a CDS encoding succinylglutamate desuccinylase/aspartoacylase family protein, producing MRVAQLGSGTPEIAVVAGVHGDEPCGVRAVERLLDERPTVERPVKLIVANEEALERRVRFVDEDLNRAFPGDPDAKTHEGRLAHRLVEELDGCLTFSMHSTQSHGEPFAIVNGVSETATEIVPQLPVTAMVETSNFAEGRLFSEIDTIEVECGLQGSETAAENADRLTRAFLTAVDAVPGDTIRSDLPVYRLTDVIRKRDADTYEVFVENFTEVEAGDPFAAADGDTQVADEPFYPVLMSPNGYRDVFGYAAEKLDVLTAPPAAD from the coding sequence ATGAGAGTTGCACAGCTCGGGTCGGGAACGCCGGAAATCGCAGTCGTCGCGGGCGTTCACGGGGACGAACCCTGTGGCGTTCGCGCCGTCGAACGGTTGCTCGACGAACGCCCGACCGTCGAACGGCCGGTCAAACTCATCGTCGCCAACGAGGAGGCCCTCGAGCGACGGGTCCGGTTCGTCGACGAGGACTTGAACCGCGCGTTCCCCGGAGATCCGGACGCGAAGACGCACGAAGGACGACTCGCCCATCGGCTCGTCGAGGAGCTCGACGGCTGTCTGACGTTCTCGATGCACTCGACCCAGAGCCACGGCGAGCCCTTCGCGATCGTCAACGGCGTCAGCGAGACCGCGACGGAAATCGTTCCCCAGCTTCCGGTGACGGCGATGGTCGAGACGAGTAACTTCGCGGAGGGACGGCTGTTCTCCGAGATCGATACGATCGAAGTCGAGTGCGGCCTGCAGGGGTCGGAGACGGCCGCCGAGAACGCGGACCGACTGACCCGCGCGTTCCTCACGGCCGTCGACGCGGTACCCGGCGATACGATCCGCAGCGATCTGCCGGTCTATCGGCTCACCGACGTCATCCGCAAGCGGGACGCCGACACCTACGAGGTCTTCGTCGAGAACTTCACGGAAGTCGAGGCCGGCGATCCGTTCGCGGCCGCCGACGGGGACACCCAGGTCGCCGACGAGCCGTTCTATCCCGTCCTGATGTCGCCGAACGGCTACCGGGATGTCTTCGGCTACGCGGCCGAAAAGCTCGACGTCCTGACGGCGCCGCCGGCCGCGGACTAA
- a CDS encoding DUF309 domain-containing protein, whose translation MDEHTSDPTVEPPPGLETPTGWHPEPGRWEHATLRRATVHGVRLFNAGAYHESHDCFELEWYNYGRGSTESAFCHGMVQVAAGAYKRVDFDNDDGMRSLFRTALQYLRDVPSDYYGVDVLEVRTVLTNALEEPSRVDDWRVPVDGERPTAGPADFEYAESLEE comes from the coding sequence ATGGACGAGCACACCAGTGACCCGACCGTCGAGCCGCCACCGGGGCTCGAGACGCCGACGGGCTGGCACCCCGAGCCGGGGCGCTGGGAGCACGCGACGCTGCGGCGGGCGACGGTCCACGGCGTCCGGCTCTTCAACGCCGGCGCCTACCACGAGAGCCACGATTGCTTCGAGCTCGAGTGGTACAATTACGGCCGCGGGAGCACCGAGAGCGCGTTCTGCCACGGGATGGTACAGGTCGCGGCCGGCGCGTACAAGCGAGTCGACTTCGACAACGACGACGGGATGCGTTCGCTCTTCCGAACCGCGCTGCAGTACCTGCGGGACGTCCCCTCGGACTACTACGGCGTCGACGTCCTCGAGGTCCGGACCGTGCTGACGAACGCCCTCGAGGAGCCGAGCCGCGTCGACGACTGGCGAGTCCCCGTCGACGGCGAGCGACCGACCGCCGGACCGGCCGACTTCGAGTACGCCGAGTCACTCGAGGAGTGA